TTCATTAAAACCGATATGCTTATGCTAGTACTGTTAGATAACGGACATGGTGGAATTATCAAAGGAAAATATCAAACACCAGGAAAACGAAGTCCGAAATGGAGCGATGGCTCCCAACTTTTTGAAGGCGAATTCAACCGGGCCATTGTCAATGGTATCATACAGGAACTCACACACCTGAAAATCCCATATGTGAACATCGCCCCGGAATACACCGACGTACCTCTTGCTGAACGGGTACAACGTGCCAATGCGCATGCCAACGAACCTTGTTTTTACCTGAGCATCCACTCCAATGCGGGTGGTGGTTCGGGAGTCGAAATTTATACTTCCAAAGGAACTACGGAAAGCGATGCTATTGCGACACTATTCGGAGCAGCATTCAAAGCTGTTTTTCCAGAGCAATTATTACGCACCGATTTTAGCGATGGCGACCTGGATAAGGAGAGCAATTTTTATGTACTCCGCAAAACCCGGATGCCGGCTATCCTCACTGAAAATTTCTTTATGGATAATGAAGCCGAATGTAAATCATTATTACTGACACCCGAAGGCAGGCAGCGGATCATTGCCTATCATGTTCAGGGTATTGTCAGTACGCTGGAGTATTACAAGCAAAAACACACCTGATCATTTATGTCATCATGTTGTTTTAATGTGATTCCAGTAGCAATTTTCCCTAAATCACCAACTCCAAACTTTACACAATTGATGGAAACGAATTCAAAATTTAAGATCTGTATTACTATGGCCGGAGCGGTGTCTGCCGGTGCTTTTACCGGAGGTGTAATGGACTATATCCTGGAAACCCTGGAACTATGGGAGCAGGCCAAGCAAAAAAACCGTTCCTTAGGAACCGATCATCCGAGCTATGATTTTACAGTTCCCATGCATGATGTCGAACTGGATGTGATCAGCGGTGCTTCTGCCGGAGGAATCACCGGATCACTTACGCTGTTGAATGTTATTGATGAAACTTACCGTCCGGTAAATAAAGATAATCCTTTGGGGCAAAATAACCGTTTTTACCAAAGCTGGGTGGTGATGGGGGATGATGCCGAAAGTGATACGTTCGAAAAACTACTCGCTGCAGATGACCTTAAAAAGGGAGAACAACCCGAATCGCTGCTCAATTCCAAACCCATTGATTCCATAGCCGACAAAGCCCTGGTTATTGCAAAAGTACGCGCTTATCCACCGTATATCTCCAACAGCCTGGACCTGATCCTGACCACAACCAACTTAAGAGGGATTAATTTTAAAATTGATTTTGGCGGTAATGATCAGTCGGGATCGGTAATCACCAGCCATGCGGGTTTTTTCCGGTACAAACTGGCCAATGAACACTATAAAACCGGGATTCCGGATGGTGAGGAATTGTATTATGTGCTGGATCTTTCCGATACTAAAGAAATGAATTACCTCAAGGATGCAACACTGAGTACTGCTGCATTTCCGATAGGGCTAAAATCGAGGGAAGTAGCTATCTCTCAAAAATATGTGGAACGTTATCCCAAATACCTCTTTGGAAAGCGACAGGGCATTTATCCGCTGCTCAGGGAAAATAGTGTTTATAAATTCAATTCCATCGATGGTGGGCTGATCAACAATGAACCTTTTGCCATTGCACTAAAGGTACTGAAAGAAAAAAATCCGGTGGCTGTAGCCCAGGATCGTTATGCAGTAGTTATGATTGATCCTTTCCCGAATCAGGATAATGATGTGGAACCCAATAATCCGAAACGTGATATTATTTCTATTGCCAAAGGAATGTTCAAGGCACTCCGGAATCAGGTGATGTTCAACCAGGATGGGATATTGGATGCGCTGGAAGTAAGTGACCGTACTAAATTTCTTGTGGAACCTGTACGTAAAATAATGGTGCAGGGCAGTTGGGCAAGGGCCAAAAGTGACCTGGCATCGGCGCCTTTCAGTGGTTTTACTGGATTTATAGATCAATCGTTCCGTAAGCACGATTACCATCTG
The Flavobacterium kingsejongi genome window above contains:
- a CDS encoding N-acetylmuramoyl-L-alanine amidase; this encodes MLVLLDNGHGGIIKGKYQTPGKRSPKWSDGSQLFEGEFNRAIVNGIIQELTHLKIPYVNIAPEYTDVPLAERVQRANAHANEPCFYLSIHSNAGGGSGVEIYTSKGTTESDAIATLFGAAFKAVFPEQLLRTDFSDGDLDKESNFYVLRKTRMPAILTENFFMDNEAECKSLLLTPEGRQRIIAYHVQGIVSTLEYYKQKHT
- a CDS encoding patatin-like phospholipase family protein; the protein is MSSCCFNVIPVAIFPKSPTPNFTQLMETNSKFKICITMAGAVSAGAFTGGVMDYILETLELWEQAKQKNRSLGTDHPSYDFTVPMHDVELDVISGASAGGITGSLTLLNVIDETYRPVNKDNPLGQNNRFYQSWVVMGDDAESDTFEKLLAADDLKKGEQPESLLNSKPIDSIADKALVIAKVRAYPPYISNSLDLILTTTNLRGINFKIDFGGNDQSGSVITSHAGFFRYKLANEHYKTGIPDGEELYYVLDLSDTKEMNYLKDATLSTAAFPIGLKSREVAISQKYVERYPKYLFGKRQGIYPLLRENSVYKFNSIDGGLINNEPFAIALKVLKEKNPVAVAQDRYAVVMIDPFPNQDNDVEPNNPKRDIISIAKGMFKALRNQVMFNQDGILDALEVSDRTKFLVEPVRKIMVQGSWARAKSDLASAPFSGFTGFIDQSFRKHDYHLGRLNGQSFLRYYFGVTETDLEARLGTVPDARAFERFYIHESKHDTTTVKVFPIIPDMRLLKARTNESDSVTYGTDATLQYPEYPKIVRADFEKKYKSQIKKRIELVANALVGNFWFSLANRLFLRKRIYDGVNDMILKELEEAGLTESSQR